The genome window ATCCACCAAACTGTAACTATGATACAAAAGATTACACCTATTTAATCTCAGGTAAAGTAGAAGGTATAGAAATGGATGATGAGCTAAAAATCAGAATAGTTCCTGAAAACCACTGGGTAGAAGGTGATTATAATGGGATAGTTTGTGATATCAGTTATTCAGGTGTATTTGGTGATAGATGTATATTATATGCACAGGAAAGTGATTTTAACTCTGAGAACAACTGTCAGGTTATAGTATTTGAGGATGAGAACTACAACTGGAGATTTGATAAAGAAGAAGACGACGAAGTTAAGCTTAGCACCACAATAAACTGTGCACAGTTAAAAGGCATTGTTTTAAGACCAGATAGCTATTATTATGATGATAATTATAACGATAGCTACAACAACGAATATATCAGCTATCAACTACCTACACTTCAGGATTTTGAGAACTTTTTAACTTCTTTAGGTTCATCTGTGTTTATTATCAATGAAAGCACAAATGGATACCAAACCATCTTTGTAGATACCACAAATAATACTTTTACCATTGGAAATTTACTTAATTTTGTATATGGTGCTTTAAATAACGGTATACCATATGTAAAAGAAACCAATGATACAACGGTAAATCCTGTGCCTTATGTCAGCTCCAATGTTGCCTGTGTTGATGAATATAGTTCCTATGATACTTGTATGGTGAAAAATCCGTTTTATCTTAACAATTCTACTGGCGTTCAAAGTTCTATAGTAGGAATGTGGAAAAGATATGACTTTTCTAAAGATTATGATTATAGTTACCGATTGGAAGTTGAGGACAGTGGAAGCTGTATAGAATTTAGAAATGATGGAAGTGTTATCTATTACGATAAAAAGAATGGACAAACTTCTTATGACAATTACACTGTAAACTCCGACGGTAGTGTTTATATAGATATAAGCAACGAAATAATCAATTATTATATTCTTGAAAAGATAGACGACAATAGATTGCTTGTATATACAATATGGAAATATCCTGACGGCACATTTGATGATGCTGATTTCAAACTATGGGAAAAAGTTCAAACATGTGATTAAATTGTGATATAAATATTAAAGGTATAGCCTATCTGGGCTATACCTTTCTATTTCTTTTACAGTTTTTCCACTGTTTATTCTGACTTTAACAACCAATTAAAAAGTAGTCCCAAAGAAGAGTATCAAACTTCAAATTTTGTGTTATAATTCTAATTTGTTAAAATTCAAAAACAAAATTCAGGAGGTTTTCGTTAATGTCAATCACTGCAGAAAAGAAGCAGGAATTAATTAAAAAATACGGAAGATTTGAAGGAGATACAGGTTCTCCAGAAGTTCAGATTGCTATTCTTACAGAAAGAATAAGAAATCTTACAGAGCATATCAAAAGAAATAAAAAAGACCTTCATTCAAGAAGAGGTCTTATTGGAATGGTTAACAAAAGAAGAAAACTTCTCAAATATCTCCAGAGAAAAAATCCTGAAAGATATCAGCAAATTGTTCAGGAGCTTGGAATAAGAGAATCTACTGGAGAGAAGTAATGGGTGAAGTAGGGGAAATTACCGTAAAAAAGGTTGAAACACAGGTTAATGGAGCTCCATACTCAATAGAAACTGATTATTTTGCAAAACAGGCAAGTGGTGCAGTCATAGTTAGGCAGGGAGAAACAGCAGTTTTAGTTGCTGCTGTAGTTGCAGAAGAGCCTCAGGCAGATATAGACTTTTTCCCGCTTACTGTTGAATACAGGGAAAAAACCTATGCTTACGGTAAAATCCCCGGTGGATTTGTAAAAAGAGAAGGTAAACCAACTGTAAGAGAAATCCTTGTTTCAAGGCTTATAGACAGACCAATCAGACCATTATTCCCAAAGGGCTTCTTCAATGATGTTGTTATTACAGCAATGACCCTATCTGCTGATGACAAATATGACCCAGATGTTTTAGCAATTGTCGGTGCATCGGCAGCCCTTACAATATCAGAGGCACCATTTGAAGGTCCAATCGCAGGTGTAAGGGTCGCAAGGGTAAACGGCGAGTTCATAGTAAACCCAACATACCAGCAAAGGAATGAGTCAGATATAGACATAGTTGTTGCAGGCTCAAAAGATGCCATTGTAATGGTTGAAGGTGGTAGCGAAGAAGTTCCTGAAGATGTAATCCTTGAAGCCATAATGTTTGCCCATGAAGAGATTAAAAAACTTATAGAACTTCAGGAAGAGCTTGCAAAACAGGTTGAACAAAAAGAAAAAATAAAAGTTGAAATAGATGAAATAGATAAACAATTAGAAGAACAATTAGAAAAATTAGTTAAAGATAAAGTAAAAGAAGCTCTGAATATTCAGGACAAAAAAGAAAGAAGAAAGAAACTATCAGAAATATTTGAAGAAGCAATTTCTCAAATAGAAATTCCCGAAGGTAAAGAGAAAAAAGTAGAAACTATTTACAAGGACATAGTCTCCTCTGTAATGAGGGAAAAAGTCCTTAAAGAAAAAGTCAGAATAGATGGCAGAAAACCAGATGAAATCAGACCTATCTGGATAAGAACAGGTCTGTTCCCAAGAATTCATGGTTCAGCCATATTTACAAGGGGACAGACACAGGCATTTGTTGCAACAACTCTGGGTGCTCCAGGGGAAGAGCAGATAGAAGAAAGTATAGAAGAGGGTGAAGAAAAGAAAAGATTTATGCTTCATTATAACTTCCCACCATTTAGCGTAGGTGAAGCAAGACCTCCAAGAGCACCTTCAAGAAGGGAGATAGGACACGGAAACCTTGCAGAAAGGGCTATAGAACCTTTAATCCCCCCAGAAGAAGAATTCCCTTATGTTATAAGGGTTGTATCTGAGATATTAGAGTCTAATGGTTCAACTTCTATGGCAACTGTTTGTGGAGCATCCCTTGCACTGTTTGATGCCGGCGTTCCAATGAAAAAGCATGTTGCCGGAATAGCAATGGGACTACTTAAGGAAGATGATGAATATGTAATCCTTACAGATATTCTTGGAGATGAAGACCATCTGGGAGATATGGACTTTAAAGTTGCAGGGACAAGAGACGGTGTAACATCTATCCAGATGGATATTAAGATAAAAGGTCTTACAAGGGAAATACTGGAAGAAGCACTTGAACAGGCCAGAAAAGCAAGGCTATACATCCTTGACCTGATGTATCAGGCTATGCCAGAGCCTAAACCTGAACTTTCCCCACATGCACCTAAGATTATTACAATGAGAGTTCTCCCAGAAAAAATACCTGTTATTATTGGACCATCCGGTAAAAATATTAAGAAAATTATAGAAGAAACAGGGGTAAAAATAGACCTGCAGCCTGACGGACTTGTTAGGATTTATGCTGTAGATGGTGAAAGCGGCGAAAAAGCTAAACAGATGATTGAAGAGCTAATCATGGATATAGAGCTTGGTGAAGTATATATGGGTAAAGTAACAAGGGTTGAGGATTACGGTGCCTTTGTGGAACTAATGCCAGGAAAGTTATCTCTACTCCATGTGTCTCAGATTTCCCCTGAAAGAATTAAATCTGCAAAAGATAAAATAAAAGTTGGAGATGTCCTTACAGTTAAGGTCATAGATATAGACGAGTTAGGCAGAGCAAAAGTATCCCTCAAAGAAGTTAAAGAAGGGGAAGAACCTAAAAACAAATTCCTT of Persephonella sp. IF05-L8 contains these proteins:
- the rpsO gene encoding 30S ribosomal protein S15 — translated: MSITAEKKQELIKKYGRFEGDTGSPEVQIAILTERIRNLTEHIKRNKKDLHSRRGLIGMVNKRRKLLKYLQRKNPERYQQIVQELGIRESTGEK
- a CDS encoding polyribonucleotide nucleotidyltransferase translates to MGEVGEITVKKVETQVNGAPYSIETDYFAKQASGAVIVRQGETAVLVAAVVAEEPQADIDFFPLTVEYREKTYAYGKIPGGFVKREGKPTVREILVSRLIDRPIRPLFPKGFFNDVVITAMTLSADDKYDPDVLAIVGASAALTISEAPFEGPIAGVRVARVNGEFIVNPTYQQRNESDIDIVVAGSKDAIVMVEGGSEEVPEDVILEAIMFAHEEIKKLIELQEELAKQVEQKEKIKVEIDEIDKQLEEQLEKLVKDKVKEALNIQDKKERRKKLSEIFEEAISQIEIPEGKEKKVETIYKDIVSSVMREKVLKEKVRIDGRKPDEIRPIWIRTGLFPRIHGSAIFTRGQTQAFVATTLGAPGEEQIEESIEEGEEKKRFMLHYNFPPFSVGEARPPRAPSRREIGHGNLAERAIEPLIPPEEEFPYVIRVVSEILESNGSTSMATVCGASLALFDAGVPMKKHVAGIAMGLLKEDDEYVILTDILGDEDHLGDMDFKVAGTRDGVTSIQMDIKIKGLTREILEEALEQARKARLYILDLMYQAMPEPKPELSPHAPKIITMRVLPEKIPVIIGPSGKNIKKIIEETGVKIDLQPDGLVRIYAVDGESGEKAKQMIEELIMDIELGEVYMGKVTRVEDYGAFVELMPGKLSLLHVSQISPERIKSAKDKIKVGDVLTVKVIDIDELGRAKVSLKEVKEGEEPKNKFLFE